The nucleotide window CAGCCCGCCTGGGAGAACATTGGCATCTACAGCGCCGGCATCATCTCCGTCCTCTACCAGCGGGTGAAGTGCTGGAAGAGCGGCGGCGTGCGCTTCACCATCGCCGGCTTCAACGGCTTCTACATGGTGCTCATCACCAACGTCGCCGGCAGCGGCTCCATCCAGAGCATGGCGGTGAAGGGCACCAACACGGACTGGATCCCCATGTACAGGAACTGGGGCGCCAACTGGCACTGCCTCTCCGGCGGGCTCGTCGGCCAGGGCCTCAGCTTCGCGCTCGTGTCCACCGGCGGCCAGAACCTCGTCTTCCAGGATGTCGTGCCGGCTTGGTGGCAGTTCGGACAAACTTACACCACCTACCAGAATTTCGATTACTAATAACCTATATACACTGCTTCATTCATTCTTCATTCCACGACGGAAATCACTTTATATTATTATACAACCGCCAACTGATCATTGAGAGTATATAtatgttgtaacttgtaagtAAAATACTTGGTTATTTCCTCTTAAAAAGTACACTTGGTTACTATGTGTTTGTCACTGATTTGATTTGTGGATTTGAAATTGCCACCCACGAATTATTCTTTGCTTCATCTTGGAGGCGCATACTTGTTTCACTAGTAGATAAAAGTTGCATCAAGAGTTTCAATGCATGCGAGTGCGTTATCAAATAATTATTGAGagtttggtatatatatatatatatatatatatatatatatatatatagaactactactctgtagctggctacaaaataacttattctgtagccactttgagttacgataattactatattaatctatgagattatagtaactccttactaagtggtttactataacgttatggtaaatatccctgtgtgttatagtaacccaactatagtaaatatatattgacattatggtaaattagtatataaaattatggtaaatagaggtggctacagaataacttattttgtagccggctgctgaatagtctctccctatatatatatatatatatatatatatatatatatatatatcatcctGATCACAGTTTAGTGCACCTCTCTTCTAACAATCAAAGCGTGACAATAGCCAACTAGTGGTGTTTCTCTTCTAACTAACAGCCTAGGGCGGAGGATCCAATATGGCACTCGCCATACCTGTTCCATCGCGGATACCCCTTGAAATCACCAGCCAACGGCCGCCCAAGTTCAACTTCCGTTGTATCTCTTGATTTTCTGAGCACCGCTTTGTGGTTTACCAAATGTCGGCACCCCGATATTGATCGTTGCCGATCCAAAACCTCATCAGGCACCTCCCGCTAGGCCCCAACCGCCACTGCCAAGCCATAACCATGCTGAACTAGGCCATAGCTTCCCTAGGTCACGACCATTTACCCcacttttcatctttctactgTCTGGATCCCCTTTGGTTGGCCCTCGAGGTCTCTTCGATCACATTACAAAGCAATGTTATCCTAAACAGTAAACAGTAAACAATTAGTATTTTGTCGTTTAGCTAATATTTTGGCTAAATGACCACTTAAAAACTGGCAAACAACCATTTAAACGGGGGTAAGCGGTTGATTAAATGGAAACATTatgtaaatgggctaaacgactTTTGTATGAACAGTATAAAAAGAAGCATAACCTTGCAATAAAAGGTGATAATGTTGCGCTCGGTAATGTTGCAATAAAAGGTGATAATGTTCCCCACCCGAAGCCGCGCCACCTCGCTTCTATAGCCTATGCCACCGCTGCGAGTGTGGCCCGCGCTGATCGCCCATGTGCCCGCATCCGCAAACAAACATGCCGCCCATTGCCAGCCCAGCGCGGCGCTGCCCCTGGTTCCGCCCGCTCGGACGGGAGTGACGGGAGTGGAGGGGAAtgcattagagagagagagagagagagagagagagagagagagagagagagagagagagagagggagcgagagaggggggagagggagaggagcggAGGCAGGCTTGTGCGAGGGAGAAGTGGATCTGAGTGAGGGGCGACGGTGATACAAGTACACTCCAAAATTTTCAACCAAATCTAAGTAAATTTCTATGTTTGATAGCCCTAGCACTCTATGCATTTGTTACCAATTAATGGTTCGTGTCACAAACCGGCATGAAACTAATTTCACCGTCGATTCGTGTTATGAACTATTGGTAAAAAAAATCTCCCAGATGGATGCACAACTTCATTACAAATAGGTGGTGATATATTATCAGCAACAATATTAACAGAACCGGATGATGAAAATGTCATTCGCACAAACTATTGCAGTGGTAGTGGTTGTAGGCCCAAGCAGTCATGAACCCCATTCACATTCATTTTTTATACCACAGAAAATTTTTATACCACTGAAATCTTTCTACGGTCAGTACCCACCGCCACAAAAAATGATTTCTTGAGGCAGTCGGCAACATGAGTTGCCTCTAGAAATCATTTTCCAAAAAATGGATAACTCCcataaaaaatagcaaaaaagaaGTAAAAAAAGTGACGCAGTTTTCATACAGAATGGTTTTTATATGGACTTTGGTTTGTAATGACTTCATATGAACCTATCATGTATGTATGGTTTTCTAATTAATTAATTACGATGTATTTGTTATCGTGTCATGTGAGATATATGATGGTAGTGAGATATATGTAATGCGTCAATAATATTAGACACTATAACATCTATTTGAACGTAATGTAATAATAAAGTAAATTAAAGAAAGGAAAATGTATATCACTATCAATTGAAGTCATTGACTCGACAATGACCCTAATACTATCACCGTCGTGTCAAGGTTAATTAGACCCGGCAGTGATATCCTCCTATCGCTTCTAGGTCTAGCTAGGAACATGTAATGATAGGCTAGTCCGGTCACTAAAATTGTAAGTGATCGAGAGCCTTTGATTGAGACGCTTGGCATGTACAACCGATATAAGGAGAAAAACTCTCGGCAAGGAGAAAAACATGGCCGCTGACCCTCTGCTGCAAGATTGAAATAATTGACtttcagaagaaaaaaaagattgaaaTGATTGTACCACTATTTGAGAAAAACATGCCGCTTGCTTTCATGATCCTATAACCCCGGCCTTTTGTTCATCCTGGATTCTGCATCTGTATATCCACCGGCTCAATAATAAGCTCGTCACAGCCATCATAACTCATAACCCATGTCCATGGAGTAGTCGTGCTCAGCTCAACACTGTAGGAGCTCAACCGAAGAGAAGCAGCTCCGTTGTTAGTTTAATCGCAATCATGCACAGCTCTTAAGGTTTGAACTCCTCACCGCCGTATATTCCGAGTCACCTAACAgtaggagttttttttttctttttggccaGCACGTAACAGCAGCAGTTAAATATCAAATTCTATGATTTCCTTGGAAGACCCACAAAAGTCTCTATTTTATCTGACCTAGCGAGGAACCTTGCTTCCAATGTAAGatcgttcttttttttttctgggtGAAGTTAGAATATTTTTTCATTAGGACAGGCAAGCGCCTGGACGTCCGGACAGACGCTTACGCCTGCTGTGTTTGTTTCCTGCGCACGCGTCCGCCAGCCCCTAGCACGCTCCCTCCACAGCCCCTAGTGTGCTGCGTGCCCCGTCCGTCGCCCCGTCCGCAGGCCCCCGGCTCGCTGCACCCCATGCCCCGGCGCCCCGGGGCCGTGCCCccatacctctaaaacatgaaatacttgcaacacgaaacacttgaatgcaacatacgtctgaaacagatgaaacatttggaacataagctcataacatatgtttgaaacatatgcaacatctagataaaaatacttgcaacattacGTCTGAACGAtgaaatatttttatatatgtattacaacatatgcaacatctagatgtatttttgcaacatccaaataaactaCATGCAACATTCGTCTGAAACACCTGGAACGTACACTTGCAACATTCGGTTGCAACGCAATGCCACCTTGCTGCTTGGGCAGGTGGATACTCGTCATTGCGGAGCTTGACGACAGCGCGGAGGTCGCCGATGCATCAGCGGCTTGGGCAACTCGCTGATAGGGCGGCGGCACATGAATCTCCTCCCCTCGCCTGCCGTCATGGAGGCTTGCTGGCTCGGTGGAGGGGCCGTGGCGAGGGGGCAATGCAGTGGAGGCGGCCACAGCGAGCAAATGGCGTCGTGGAAGCGACCATGGTGGGCGGATGGCGCGGTGGTCAAAACAGAGTGGGGAATGTTCTGAATCACTGATGCGCAGTAGAGAGATTGGGGAGAGCAACTACACTAGAGCATAGAAGGCAGGCCGGTCGCCTGCACCGGCCCACAGGCCCAACAAGCAAGCGTCCAGGACAGATGGACGCCCTGGCCCTGCATTAGCGTTTTCattttgtcggggaccaatactagggtacccaaagaggagtagctaataaccatcaacgttgattcatccgagcgGTCAAGAGCACGACTATAGCTCTTGCCGACCCCCAGGTATgcaagctccgcctcacccagccTTTGAGAgacggctccgcctcgcccgacccctaagggttggctccgcctcgcctgacccctaagggtagactctgcctcgcctaacctctaggggtgggctctacctcacccgacacCGAGTCTGTGGgctttgccttgcccgacccctgagggtggctccgcctcgcctgacccttgggtttgggctctgcctcgcccgagcctTGGGTTttcgctccgcctcgcccggcctctagggaggaactccgcctcgcccgaccccaaagccacgagctccacctcgcctaacccctgagggtggctctgtctcacccaacaccaaggtcgcgggctccgcctcgcccgacaccaaggtcataggctctgtctcgcccggcaccaaggccgtgggctccacctcgctcgacctctaaggGTTGGCActacctcgctcgacccttgggtttgggctTCGCCTCGCTTGAGCCATGGGTTTGCACTCTGCCTCACCCAGCCTCTGGGGAggaactctgcctcgctcgaccctgagGCTGGagtctccatctcacccgacggagacccataccgccgccaaccactctaggtccaagcgtatgggcctaggtaaaagctctgacaccagggaagagactagcaCGCCTCGAGGTAGCCCGTGACCCACGATAGGCCATACCTGGGGGTTCATATCAGGAACAGCATCGGACGCACTgatgctattctgcctaaccctcgtacgaacactgatgggcgcatcagttcaccatgacATCCGCCAGGAcaaagtggagcgccatgacatGTAGATGACGCCTGCACATGGTGCTAGTGACGGATAGGGCCACGACGagaagctgtccctgttgacgtctacagggtcggcggaacccacataaaggagaagaaggacccgacgatcctaaaagacttcttcctctcattctcttctcttcctccattGTAACTCGTActctcccttggtctataaatgggaaagcagggcatcccacaaAGGGGACCGAATCGAACACATCAAAACCCGACTCGAAACCAGACCTGAGTCCATCGGAACTCATCACAAcacaccaccagagacttgggacatatccctcttaagaccgtttgtaacccctagtatgaactttcagtgctagtaacacgagcaacagcaatgaactggacataggcacattctacctgaaccagtataaacctcgtgtcctcttagcacaccatccgggccagacacacaataatacaaatttactcgtcgatgaaaactcaaaacaccaacagttggagCGCcatgtaggggccttttgcgcgtctcgacattCACAccaggcctcgaatggctagtcacaacctcagCTAGGTCTCAGGTGCACATGTGTGCTttagggacctagacttcattgtcacggTGGAGGGAGAGTTGGTAATGGCTCTCGCCACCGTCtgacctctccactccgccagcCTCGATGCAATCgccaaggcgcttgaggagctactaCTGCACGCACCGGGGGCCCACACCCCCAGAAGCAACCAGCTTCTCAACTTACACTACAtgaggttagagcgccagctcagcgccttcctaggacctcgGCCATCCTTAGGGGACTTGCGCCACCTTACCTTCTTGTTCGCCAACATCATGGTGTAGCTTGCCGGAGGGAGCCGTTCTCtccagaatacctcatccagagcgccCCGATAGCGCTCTCATTCGGTATCCGCAACGCCGTAGAGACCAATGGCCACCCTATGGCGCAATGCACGCCTTCATCCCCCGTGAACAACAGGTTTGTGGGGATGACTGACTATGTCGTggagtctttccacgacctcctcataggagaatcggagtcgccctcCACCTTAGACTCTagtaggggagccatcacccctcttgtgagtgtttcatgatgggtacccccgagggacatgttGAAAGCATCTAAGAGGAAGAAGCTACCCCAATGAACGACCTCGATGATAAGGTCGAGGGGGAGATAGGGGCCCTACCCCCCCTAAGGGTGGAGTGGCTAAAGGCCTAGTacctagagcttgaggaagcatgagtccAGCTCGAGTAGGAATGCACAGAGCATGAtcgggagatcgagcgccacggagacggtgggcgtgtgtgccatggcccacgacgtgaaccggaggatcatcgtggatgatgaagccctcccgcACTTCGCCCAGGCGAGCTAGAACATCGCTACTGCGGCAGCCTTGCTCCTAGGGCTTTTGAGGCtcacgacgcccgaggatcatcgggcccactgtgagattcacacgctactcaAGCGTGCGGCAGCCTAGTAAGCTAAAAGCTCATTGTCTCGAtgatgcgagctcgacgccagccagcgtgCACCCTCAGAGCGATCCAACAAGGACATGTCGGTCCACCAGGCGCCACAAGGTGGCAGGCAGCGCACCACAGTcccagtgcatgagcatctcggctACGACCGTGACGCACGTGACACCCTCAATGCCCGCAAACATACCCGCGATGatccgagagagggagctagccatggctatcaccctcatcatggcggacgctatgacagcggtgaggaccaaagcccgagccttGACCTACTGGGGCCTCAGGCcctcggtcgacacatcctcaacgccaccTTCTCGCTAAGGTACCGGCCACCAACCTACATCctgaagtactctagggaaacaaaccctggactgtggctcgaggattatcggcttgcctgccaagccggtggagcagataatgatgatttcattatccgcaaccttccattgtttctGGCCGATTCGActtgaacatggttggaacaccttccgcccaacagaatccaaagttgggcagacctgaaagagatcttcgtggggaacttctagggcacatataagctccctgggaacccatgggatcttaaGAACTGCCGATAGAAGGTCAGAGAAACCCTCTATGGGTACATCCAGctcttctctcggcagtgcaacgagctacctaacatCATCGATGCTGACATTTTAGGAGcttttgatgaggacatgacacccatgcatatgaccatgtttggcacatggtatggaggggtaggaggccagcaagggtgtccaagtcaagaaggaggtccgaggctaattcggttcgtgtccccgaggtggaggcccaaagcaactcaagtttgagtctgtctcggcctctaggactagtctgccttaaactggtcacccaggacgtatctggactccgtttttgatgatacacatatggatggaaagctaattggataaggattctaacccaattggtttcacatcaaaagcccttcagaatcaacgggtatcgtcaaaacaagtcagcgtccagaatctgtcagggtgctgcgacaccgtcttttggtccgttggaccgtgtatcgtgtttgggcccattagggggcacgtccagggcagtgatgcccaagactctataaataccagtcgtcactctccttaggttttgggttttgtttagttcttgattttctcatgaaacagatatcattttgctgcaactgtgccgctaaggctgcttgctgtgaaccagggccttagttcttgatcttgttcgcctgtggtaattagtcctttcgaataaagacttgaactctttctcgttattataagcctcatatttatttgtaattttagattgcgttcatctcattcttgcttgtgttctcgatttgcttgtaggaaagccttctcggcgagatcaatcgcgttcgcatggttgataaccaacggagcagtggtgtaatggttgcaggggtccaaattagtcttagtttgaagcctagatcatgaacgtcgagtctccaccaattaaCGCTATCATAtctatcggaagatcgggcctaatctacatcaagtggtatcagagaccttgttgtccgttaggtataactttgttttcccctttagattgctactgtttttgttttacctatagtccacaaaaagcccaaaaaatatacactatcacatatctctagtcctatagccccactgtgcctttgcaatttttttaatttcagtttgctttattgaactgtcgtccctcgccgcgtcttagtgttcgttgtgttctGATCTAGTTCTTGGTCTAGTAtcaagtcttgtttcctagtgTGGCTTGCATCAGATTGATCTCTAGTTTTTCTTTGGATCTAAAATAGTCATGGAgtaggttttgtttagttcttgatttcctcgtgaaacagacgtcgttttgctgcaactgtcgcagccaaagccgcttgctgtgaaccagggccctagttcttgatcttgttcgcctatggcgattagtcctttcgaataaagacttgaactccttcttatcttcataagcctcatatttatttgcaatttcagattgcgtttatctcgttcttgcttgtgttctcgattcgcttgcaggaaagccttctcagcgaggtcaatcgtgttcgcgtggttgataaccaacagagcagtggtgtaacagttgtgggggtctgaatcagtcttggttcaaagcctagatcatgaacgttgagtctccaccaatcgacgctatcatacctttcgaaagatcgggcctagtctacatcaagtttggtttgtctagcaattccttctacggcttcctcggttaagtatttttcttccacggtggaaatatctaaagtctaatctcttatgtgtggcacttttgtgagataaaaaacataaaacaaataaaaaggcaaagaggtgcaaaaaccaaagaaggaaaaaaagccacacctaaaaagagagagagaaaataaagaaggaaaaaaaagttcagaagtgcttgcatccttttgagtcattgtgctgagttgtattgtattaCTTGCTTGAACTAGGTTTAGGACGAGTTTAGGctagcgacatagactagcttgggactacttttcaatcttgcaatttctgaattaaattattgctattccttgctactatattgtgcttgtccaagctccactttcttctaatcaagtacaggttcgccttgcaactgttacactcaagctacaacggtatcacagtcatcgaccgattgcaccgcctgttgctttgtaagaccgtggtaagacgcttgagagttgagtgccttgtttttccttgtccacatcctatagtagttcataggaaaatacatacatgtgtgttttcttgtttgattctaacaatgacaggttattcatatccaccgacttataatggtatgggtgctgatgagtacatggagtgggaaattgccatcgataatatatttgctactcgctttatgtgtccaaggaggaaggtaaaaaatgcagttagtgttttgtgacattctgctttatcttggtgggagtctttagatccttctggtaagcctcaaacttggaatgatatgaaacttcttatgcaagaaacctttgttaatccacctcttgTTTTGacttcaaatgatgaggtgcaccatttagagaaagagtctgttgttattcctcctgctatgcctaaccttttgtaggacaatgtagaaaaaaGCGAGGATGATGtgatagaaaatgagaagctcacagtctcatgtgaaaattcagaactatcaactattacccctgttgaacatgagagcaaaggtaatgcccatgatgctaaactcatagaaggtgagagttctcttgatgtgctgaattttttcaccaatcatgctatgacagagcaaattttagtggagccttcgcttgatttacctttgtcacaagatgatttgcttgatgtttcttgtgatgaagatgacttgcataatgatatttatgttatacctatgcaatcattgaagaatgatcatgatatgtgtgtgctgaaatcgagcacttatgctgaaaataaacttgttattcataatgctagtgaagttgatgaactaaaattattgtcttctttaaatactttgggttacattgaatttgatgtttcgtgtaatcttagttctttaaaCGAGAAACTTTAtccatatgctgatttgccatggttctctagacatacatatcatgtttttggtaaatataacaaccaagggcaatatttgatacaacgagtttacatttgtacaaatccgaattctccttttattgtacaaattaatgatcaactagaggacagtaaaatcaacactgttgttatgccatattcctctagttttgcttttcgaacacaagtgaaATCCAGAGAAAGagagcatatatttcttgttagttctaatcttttgcaggatagtgttgacatacatcgtgtgcattcggatcatggagtctacatgcttgctgaaatttttatgcgagatgacatgctacaaacttgtaaacatggtcatgttccttctcacaattattttagttccctttattttcgcaaccccgttctcctttatattgtgcaggatcagtttcaagcgcaatcgacgccgaggatggctttttgtcaagaaggggaggatgatgaggacatgacacccatgcatatgatcatgtttggcacatggtatggaggggtaggagaccagcaagggtgtccaagtcaagaaggaggtctgaggctaatttggtttgagtccctgaggtggaggcccaaagcaactcaagttcaagtctgtctcggcctctaggaccagtctgccttaaactggtcacctaagatgtatccggactccatttttgatgatccacatatggatggaacgataattggataaggaatccaacccaattggtttcacatcaaaatccctttagaatcaacaggtatcatcaaaacaagtcagcatccagaatctgtcaggatgctgcgacactgtcttttggtctgttggactgtgtatcgtgtttgggcccattagggggcgcatccagggggtgacgcccaagactctataaatatcagccgtcgctctccttaggttttgggttttgtttagttcttgatttcctcgtgaaacagacatcgttttgctacaactgtgctgccaaggctgcttgctatgaaccagggccccaggtcttgatcttgttcgcctgtggtgattagtcctttcgaataaagacttgaactccttcttgttattataagcctcatatttatttgcaattttagattgcgttcatctcgttcttacttgtgttctcgattcgcttgcaggaaagccttctcggcgaggtcaattgcgttcgtatggttgataaccaacggagcagtggtgtaacggttgcgggggtccgaatcagtcttagttcaaagcctagatcgtgaacgttgagtctccaccaattgatgctatcatacctatcagaagattgggcctagtctacatcagctttcctatctgggatcacttgtgagtcc belongs to Miscanthus floridulus cultivar M001 unplaced genomic scaffold, ASM1932011v1 fs_550_6, whole genome shotgun sequence and includes:
- the LOC136532218 gene encoding expansin-A31-like, translated to RVKCWKSGGVRFTIAGFNGFYMVLITNVAGSGSIQSMAVKGTNTDWIPMYRNWGANWHCLSGGLVGQGLSFALVSTGGQNLVFQDVVPAWWQFGQTYTTYQNFDY